The following proteins are co-located in the Paenibacillus sp. JNUCC32 genome:
- a CDS encoding dihydrodipicolinate synthase family protein, which yields MYQIITDGNWPVMLTPFTEQNNVDYEALERLIDWYIERGADGLFAVCQSSEMYTLTLEERVLIAAFVKAKAAGRVPVIASGHVSDAFEDQVTELNAMAETGVDAVVLITNRLAAAEESDDVWLANLDKLLGRLPEQVPLGLYECPAPYRRLLTPEMLKKCSDTGRFRFIKDVSCDLQLIGDKLKAVLGGSLKIFNANTATLLDSYRLGAFGFSGVMANFHPELYTWLFRNWESQPEAAGELSDFLSVSSFLEKQLYPVNAKYYLMLEGILTNYRCRSKNHEEFSATQRLEIEQLYRVSKQYARKYPVFT from the coding sequence ATGTATCAGATCATCACCGATGGCAACTGGCCGGTTATGCTAACGCCGTTTACGGAGCAGAACAATGTGGATTACGAGGCCTTGGAGCGCCTTATCGATTGGTATATCGAACGGGGGGCGGACGGACTCTTTGCCGTCTGTCAATCCAGCGAAATGTATACATTGACTCTGGAGGAGCGCGTATTGATTGCAGCCTTCGTCAAAGCGAAGGCTGCCGGCCGGGTACCGGTCATTGCATCGGGTCATGTATCGGATGCGTTTGAGGACCAGGTAACAGAGCTGAACGCCATGGCCGAAACCGGCGTCGATGCCGTCGTACTAATCACGAACAGGCTTGCCGCCGCTGAGGAATCCGATGATGTGTGGCTGGCGAATCTCGATAAGCTGCTCGGGCGTTTACCAGAACAGGTCCCCCTCGGATTATATGAGTGTCCAGCCCCGTATAGGCGGCTTCTGACGCCCGAGATGCTGAAGAAATGCTCCGATACCGGACGCTTCAGGTTTATCAAGGACGTGAGCTGCGACCTGCAGCTGATCGGGGATAAACTCAAGGCGGTCCTGGGCGGAAGTCTGAAAATCTTCAACGCCAATACGGCGACGCTTCTGGACAGCTACCGGCTCGGCGCTTTCGGCTTCAGCGGCGTGATGGCCAACTTCCACCCCGAGTTGTATACATGGCTGTTCAGGAATTGGGAAAGCCAACCGGAAGCGGCAGGGGAACTGTCTGATTTTCTTAGTGTGTCGTCATTTCTTGAGAAGCAGCTCTACCCGGTGAATGCCAAGTATTACCTCATGCTGGAGGGCATACTGACAAACTATCGCTGCCGTTCGAAAAATCATGAGGAATTCAGTGCCACCCAACGGCTGGAGATCGAGCAATTATACCGGGTGTCCAAACAATATGCCCGGAAGTATCCCGTTTTTACTTAA
- a CDS encoding extracellular solute-binding protein, translating to MAKSDRYTYQNKMKHMVTDLRQQIKRGTYAQGEYLPSEMTLIELYGLSKNSVRQALDRLVQEELIVKVPRVGTQVVAASRQTRKIRFGLYPSLYAEAEMEDVLALFQERHPGVAVEIVDLPYEHPESIANLMRLGIVDVLSVNIQDMMHFQENGSTGLFYRQEPRASTYTFLHSPFMDAEGRLAAQPFIHSPVLLAYNKEHLREKRQFEPDSSWGWDDLQRMLRELRSPGRYSLALQLYSLNRWPIFLMQRRGNAEIDASWSRAVEGLSWLRGLIHEDGMFPLALAQGAFEAEKLFREQKVSVILTTYYLLNQLKGATFDYDVAPLPHFDHGTTLLLGTGIGVSACSKERELAQSFADFLVSDEVQEYIRRHTYSIPANRYITENVDPEMEGRPSRLNLHREIAPLYKTCRDVGLSLDEMLLFRERLKQYFSYLVDERELISVLSRKTAGT from the coding sequence ATGGCTAAATCCGACCGGTATACGTATCAAAATAAAATGAAGCACATGGTCACCGACCTGCGCCAACAAATTAAACGCGGCACTTACGCTCAAGGCGAATATCTACCATCGGAGATGACCCTGATCGAGCTGTATGGACTGAGCAAAAATTCAGTCCGGCAGGCGCTGGATCGGCTGGTTCAGGAAGAATTGATCGTGAAAGTGCCTCGCGTAGGCACCCAAGTAGTTGCAGCTTCCCGGCAAACTCGTAAGATTCGTTTCGGTTTGTACCCTTCCCTATATGCGGAGGCCGAAATGGAAGATGTGCTCGCCTTATTTCAGGAGCGGCATCCGGGGGTGGCTGTGGAGATTGTGGACCTTCCCTACGAACATCCGGAAAGCATCGCCAATCTGATGAGGCTTGGCATTGTGGATGTGCTGTCCGTCAACATCCAGGATATGATGCATTTTCAGGAGAACGGCAGTACCGGTCTGTTTTACCGTCAGGAGCCGCGCGCGTCTACTTATACTTTTTTGCACAGCCCGTTCATGGATGCCGAAGGCCGGCTGGCGGCGCAGCCGTTCATTCATTCTCCCGTCCTCTTGGCCTACAATAAAGAGCATCTGCGGGAAAAGCGCCAGTTTGAGCCGGACAGCAGTTGGGGCTGGGACGATCTCCAGCGAATGCTGCGTGAGCTGAGAAGCCCCGGGCGCTACAGCCTGGCCTTGCAATTGTACTCGTTGAACCGCTGGCCGATATTCCTCATGCAGCGAAGGGGCAATGCTGAGATCGATGCTTCGTGGAGCCGTGCGGTCGAGGGGCTGTCTTGGCTTCGCGGATTGATTCACGAGGACGGCATGTTCCCGCTGGCCTTGGCCCAAGGGGCTTTTGAAGCAGAGAAGCTGTTCCGCGAGCAAAAGGTCTCTGTCATTCTGACGACCTATTATCTGCTCAACCAGCTGAAGGGAGCGACCTTTGATTATGACGTCGCGCCGCTGCCGCATTTTGATCATGGGACAACCCTGCTATTGGGCACCGGAATCGGGGTCAGCGCGTGCTCCAAGGAGCGGGAGCTGGCCCAGAGCTTTGCCGATTTCCTAGTCTCTGACGAAGTGCAGGAATACATTCGCAGGCATACCTACAGCATTCCGGCGAACCGTTACATCACCGAGAACGTAGATCCGGAGATGGAAGGCCGGCCGTCCCGTCTCAACCTGCATCGAGAAATAGCCCCGCTGTATAAGACCTGCAGAGATGTAGGGCTTAGCCTGGACGAGATGCTGCTGTTCCGGGAACGGCTGAAGCAATATTTCTCCTACCTTGTAGACGAAAGGGAACTGATATCCGTGCTGAGCAGGAAAACGGCAGGAACCTAA
- a CDS encoding FIMAH domain-containing protein: MNVTHSKSQAKKGLRHLCLAICITLLTAVFFPASASAEIGKTYSDPIDLGSPMQSVAIYDGAFGIQDGREVIYTTVSGKPAIFHVIDLKTKEVLSTHPLTGSESSWTHLTTPDGTVYIGGNGTLYAYSPVTKQLKNLGGIGEQVVYGLSHDEQGRVYFGSYPNAKAGRYDPATGEMKDYGIVGTGQSYSRSTAYHGGYLYVGIGIEGSIVKVNVATGEKETIQLPSYNGAVDLGMVNQLDVAGKYLVAGIGKGNSGLLFYDLELQQWSDTYHLNNKGIRLSYGPEGSNKIYFVQNNHLMEVDLNTLAAVDTGVVYGTFLRNTAWVEVPNDPDLPGVSLATVQFGGSVAYMNLTTKQVKAVPYPVKGNPIPVQTMENGPDGRLFISGYPGGTGSAYSIDTGTFETFPMGQSEGMVAMNGKMYMGVYPGADIFEYNAENPTQRKSLFKITGQDRPFIMRAADGKLFIGTIPDYGKLGGSLTIYDPANGSQYTEYKNVINNQSIVGIAVKDGKVYGSTTVAGGLGITPSEPAAKMFVWDIATGKVEKEWVPSIEGASPTPHIISGTSFGPDGLLWAAYDGTLFAVDPDTLEIVKSKTIYEGVEKYGNWRPVYIRWGEDGLMYLTLAGHVTVVDPVTMEFQTLAESQHVNLGHDGHIYYTNDTQLMKIEVSDAAASDTIGALMDDIQSWKQQGDISHPLSQQIGNALKQAELKQKQGKQEQAVKHLNDAIKHLNKAKIGGITEEKRSEVKQRIQAFIDEWS; the protein is encoded by the coding sequence ATGAACGTTACCCACAGCAAATCTCAAGCGAAGAAGGGACTCCGTCATCTATGTCTCGCCATTTGCATCACATTGCTGACTGCGGTTTTCTTCCCGGCAAGCGCCTCGGCGGAAATCGGCAAAACTTACAGCGACCCTATCGATTTGGGCTCCCCGATGCAAAGCGTTGCCATATATGACGGGGCCTTTGGCATACAAGACGGACGGGAGGTTATTTATACGACGGTGTCCGGCAAGCCGGCTATTTTTCATGTCATTGATCTGAAAACCAAAGAGGTGCTGAGCACGCATCCGCTTACGGGTTCCGAAAGCTCGTGGACGCATTTGACGACCCCGGACGGCACGGTGTATATCGGGGGCAACGGCACGCTGTACGCCTACTCTCCGGTTACGAAACAGCTGAAAAATCTGGGCGGCATCGGTGAGCAGGTTGTTTACGGCCTGTCTCACGATGAACAGGGCCGTGTCTACTTCGGTTCTTACCCGAATGCGAAAGCGGGCCGATACGATCCAGCTACAGGGGAAATGAAGGACTATGGCATCGTAGGCACGGGTCAAAGCTACAGCCGTTCCACGGCATATCATGGCGGATATCTGTATGTCGGCATCGGGATTGAAGGCAGCATTGTAAAAGTGAACGTGGCGACTGGGGAGAAGGAAACCATCCAGCTTCCGTCCTATAACGGAGCGGTAGACCTCGGCATGGTGAACCAGCTGGACGTTGCGGGCAAATATTTGGTTGCCGGCATCGGCAAAGGGAACAGCGGGCTTCTGTTCTATGACCTGGAGCTGCAGCAATGGAGCGATACCTACCATCTGAACAATAAAGGCATCCGCCTCTCTTACGGGCCGGAGGGCAGCAATAAAATCTATTTCGTCCAGAATAACCATCTGATGGAAGTGGATTTGAATACCCTTGCTGCGGTTGACACCGGCGTCGTGTACGGAACGTTCCTGCGCAATACGGCCTGGGTGGAGGTGCCGAACGATCCGGATCTACCGGGTGTTTCGCTTGCAACCGTTCAATTCGGAGGCAGCGTCGCTTACATGAATCTGACGACCAAGCAGGTCAAAGCCGTACCTTATCCGGTGAAAGGCAATCCGATTCCTGTTCAAACCATGGAGAACGGTCCGGATGGACGGCTGTTTATCAGCGGTTACCCTGGCGGCACAGGGTCCGCGTATTCCATCGACACCGGAACCTTCGAGACCTTCCCGATGGGTCAGTCGGAGGGCATGGTCGCCATGAACGGCAAGATGTATATGGGCGTATATCCGGGTGCGGATATTTTCGAATACAATGCGGAAAATCCGACCCAGCGCAAGAGCCTGTTCAAAATTACCGGTCAGGACCGTCCGTTCATCATGAGAGCAGCGGATGGTAAACTGTTCATCGGAACCATTCCGGACTACGGCAAGCTGGGCGGCTCCCTGACGATCTATGATCCGGCAAACGGCAGCCAGTATACCGAATACAAAAACGTCATCAACAATCAATCGATTGTCGGCATTGCGGTAAAAGACGGTAAGGTATATGGCTCAACCACCGTTGCCGGCGGGCTGGGCATCACGCCTTCCGAGCCGGCTGCCAAAATGTTTGTCTGGGATATCGCGACGGGCAAGGTGGAGAAGGAATGGGTTCCTTCTATTGAAGGTGCTTCTCCAACGCCGCATATTATTAGCGGAACCAGCTTCGGTCCGGACGGACTGCTGTGGGCGGCTTACGACGGGACGCTCTTTGCCGTAGATCCGGATACCCTGGAAATCGTAAAAAGCAAAACGATATACGAAGGCGTGGAGAAATACGGCAACTGGCGTCCGGTGTATATTCGCTGGGGCGAGGACGGCCTCATGTATCTGACGCTTGCCGGTCACGTCACCGTGGTTGACCCGGTTACGATGGAGTTTCAGACGCTGGCGGAATCCCAGCATGTGAATCTCGGACACGACGGCCATATTTACTACACGAATGATACGCAATTGATGAAGATTGAAGTGTCGGATGCTGCAGCATCGGATACGATTGGGGCACTGATGGACGATATTCAGTCCTGGAAGCAACAAGGCGATATCAGCCATCCGCTGAGCCAGCAGATCGGCAATGCGCTGAAACAAGCGGAGCTGAAGCAGAAGCAAGGGAAGCAGGAACAGGCCGTGAAACACCTGAATGATGCGATCAAGCACCTGAATAAAGCTAAAATCGGCGGGATAACCGAAGAGAAGCGTTCGGAAGTGAAGCAGCGCATTCAAGCGTTCATTGATGAATGGTCCTGA
- a CDS encoding ROK family protein has protein sequence MNSITNNTMLVKQMNQEKVRQALMAMRTATKAMVAQATSLSIATCNHILNELLDAGEVLEVAVDDSKGGRPAKMYQYNMHHSYIIAAIVKTEAGSRSLTYAIANMAGEIVDQGYEEHNRIDPALIDRVIERLILQYPQIRAVGIGVPGAVDQGVINVSDIPELINVPLEAFIRDKHKVEVILENDMNLTVYGFYHKQGYDEKQTVAVVTFIDGSLPGAGMMVDGRIHRGFTRFAGEIAFLPLGISQEAQFQQLHDRKTFHVLAAHSVASLIAILNPETIALTGSLVQPDDVNIIRQECLKYIPQMHMPQMILLEHPDQDYMYGLIARTLESLAYSLELVEKGK, from the coding sequence ATGAACTCCATTACAAACAACACCATGTTGGTTAAACAAATGAATCAGGAGAAAGTTCGACAGGCGCTCATGGCGATGAGAACGGCTACGAAGGCCATGGTTGCGCAAGCTACCAGCTTAAGCATCGCCACTTGTAATCATATTCTTAACGAGTTGCTGGATGCCGGTGAAGTGTTGGAAGTGGCTGTGGATGACTCGAAGGGCGGACGTCCAGCCAAAATGTACCAGTATAACATGCATCATTCATATATTATTGCTGCCATTGTCAAAACCGAAGCGGGATCCCGCTCTCTTACATATGCAATCGCCAATATGGCCGGGGAGATTGTAGACCAAGGGTATGAAGAACATAATCGAATAGATCCCGCCTTAATCGATCGGGTAATCGAGAGGCTTATCTTGCAATATCCGCAAATACGGGCGGTTGGGATCGGCGTCCCCGGTGCAGTCGACCAGGGGGTCATCAATGTCAGTGATATACCGGAACTGATTAACGTTCCTTTGGAAGCGTTCATTCGCGATAAGCATAAGGTTGAGGTCATTCTTGAAAATGACATGAACTTGACCGTATATGGCTTCTACCATAAACAAGGGTATGATGAGAAACAGACGGTTGCCGTCGTAACTTTCATCGATGGCAGCTTACCCGGTGCAGGCATGATGGTGGATGGGCGTATTCATCGAGGTTTTACACGATTTGCTGGCGAAATTGCTTTTTTGCCGTTAGGCATATCCCAAGAGGCTCAATTCCAACAGCTGCACGATCGGAAAACTTTTCATGTACTGGCTGCGCATTCAGTGGCAAGCCTGATCGCCATATTAAATCCAGAAACGATTGCTTTGACTGGGAGCCTGGTGCAGCCGGATGATGTGAACATCATCCGGCAGGAATGTCTGAAGTATATTCCGCAAATGCACATGCCTCAAATGATATTACTGGAACATCCGGATCAGGACTATATGTACGGGTTAATTGCCAGGACCTTGGAAAGCCTTGCTTATTCGCTTGAGCTTGTGGAGAAGGGGAAGTGA
- a CDS encoding sugar O-acetyltransferase, whose translation MKTEKQKMLDGELYIAFDPELMRDRAYARRMTRLFNQTTEMEDQQRIQILKELLGSTGDHIGMEPNIRFDYGYNIHVGENFFANFDCTILDVCEVRIGDNCMFGPGVHVYTATHPVDPFERIKGPEYGKPVTIGNNVWVGGRSTINPGVTVGNNVVIASGAVVTKDIPDNVVVGGNPARVIKEIEIRMTEA comes from the coding sequence ATGAAAACAGAAAAACAAAAGATGCTGGATGGAGAACTATATATCGCTTTCGATCCTGAACTAATGCGAGACCGGGCATATGCAAGGCGAATGACACGGCTGTTTAACCAGACTACGGAGATGGAAGATCAACAACGAATTCAAATATTGAAAGAATTGCTGGGATCAACTGGCGATCACATAGGAATGGAGCCTAACATTCGTTTCGACTATGGCTACAACATACACGTAGGCGAGAACTTCTTCGCGAATTTTGATTGTACCATCCTGGATGTGTGTGAAGTGCGAATCGGCGATAACTGCATGTTCGGCCCAGGCGTTCATGTGTATACGGCAACGCATCCGGTGGACCCGTTCGAGAGAATTAAAGGGCCGGAATATGGAAAGCCGGTAACCATCGGAAACAACGTATGGGTCGGAGGACGCTCAACCATCAATCCAGGCGTCACGGTAGGCAATAATGTCGTGATTGCTTCCGGGGCAGTGGTTACCAAGGACATACCGGATAACGTGGTCGTCGGGGGCAATCCAGCCAGGGTGATTAAGGAAATCGAAATCCGAATGACGGAAGCGTGA
- a CDS encoding GlcG/HbpS family heme-binding protein, with protein MYKLTLTAAKKLLETAEHQARQMGLNSDVAIVDEGGNLIAFHRMDNARIAGIDIAIGKAWTSVAMQMPTANLAQSALPGGATFGINTTNQGRVVILGGGIPLVHEGRVVGGIGVSGGTSAQDIDVANAAVQAFENMRYQENQYLNARIGTIQQSFTY; from the coding sequence ATGTACAAACTCACTTTAACTGCGGCTAAGAAGTTATTGGAAACTGCTGAACACCAAGCACGACAAATGGGTCTTAATTCTGATGTAGCGATCGTTGATGAAGGGGGGAACCTCATAGCTTTTCATCGGATGGATAACGCGAGAATAGCAGGCATCGATATCGCCATTGGCAAGGCTTGGACCAGCGTAGCGATGCAAATGCCGACGGCGAATTTAGCGCAATCTGCGCTTCCGGGCGGAGCTACATTTGGCATTAATACAACGAATCAGGGTAGAGTCGTCATACTTGGCGGAGGGATTCCGCTCGTTCACGAAGGCAGGGTTGTCGGCGGCATTGGTGTAAGCGGAGGAACTAGCGCACAAGACATCGATGTAGCCAATGCCGCTGTGCAGGCGTTCGAAAATATGAGATATCAAGAAAATCAATATTTAAATGCAAGGATCGGTACAATCCAGCAATCATTTACTTATTAA
- a CDS encoding DeoR/GlpR family DNA-binding transcription regulator, with translation MFQEERLVKILDYLKQHKTMSVGEICSFFQVSRDTARRDIVRLVQEGVVVRTHGGVALPDLQKELTSYQERLIDEPTGKNVIGKHAAKLIRDHETVFLDVSTTVQFVAEHIQAKQITAVTHSIDNVGILSKREDLSIYVLGGYLHTQNRLLYGPSVIDKISEIRADKAFIGATAIQTDGLYYPYKDDVRVKREMARRSDQVILVADHTKFTVKSRFKLDFDHVDIIVTDQSIPADIQEILDQKNITLIECQTHNPQDGVEP, from the coding sequence GTGTTCCAAGAAGAACGACTCGTAAAAATCCTGGATTATTTAAAACAACATAAAACGATGAGTGTTGGCGAGATATGCTCGTTTTTTCAAGTGTCGCGGGATACCGCACGCAGGGATATTGTCAGATTAGTACAAGAAGGAGTGGTTGTTCGAACACACGGAGGGGTAGCCTTGCCTGATCTGCAAAAGGAACTGACTTCATATCAGGAACGACTTATTGATGAGCCCACAGGCAAGAACGTGATCGGCAAGCATGCCGCTAAACTGATTCGGGACCACGAAACGGTATTCTTGGACGTATCTACGACCGTACAATTTGTTGCGGAGCATATTCAAGCGAAACAGATAACAGCGGTTACGCACTCCATAGATAATGTAGGGATACTTTCCAAACGAGAAGATCTGAGCATCTACGTGCTCGGCGGTTATCTGCATACCCAAAATCGATTATTATACGGTCCTTCCGTCATCGATAAAATCAGTGAAATCCGCGCCGACAAAGCGTTCATCGGTGCGACGGCAATCCAGACTGACGGACTCTATTATCCATATAAAGACGATGTCCGGGTGAAGAGGGAGATGGCCCGGCGCTCGGATCAGGTCATACTTGTTGCGGATCATACCAAATTCACGGTGAAATCAAGGTTCAAGCTGGACTTTGATCATGTGGATATTATTGTAACCGATCAATCGATCCCCGCTGACATACAAGAAATATTAGACCAGAAAAATATTACGCTCATAGAATGTCAGACTCATAATCCACAGGACGGAGTTGAGCCATAA
- a CDS encoding metallophosphoesterase family protein — translation MRKSLHFKSNGTFKIVQFTDTEFCEPDEEEMQMKAMMKRILEKEQPDLVIYTGDVIASNKSPNPIQAFKDAVSVPEEMHIPWAAVFGNHDSEAAEMTREQLHYLQLSHRYCYAQPDPPNVHGVGNYVLEILDGLHQPAAALFFLDSGSYSPLEHLRVGFYDWIRRSQIAWYTEASHRLTARNGGEPLPSLGFFHIPLPEYNDIWDFSVCYGQKLDAYCCAPLINTGFFAAMLEMGDIAGTFVGHDHGNDFWGTLHGIRLCYGRTSRNAYLDRPFQPGARVIQLTEGQRSFETWLHLEDGSIVHDQPAHIPEGRALKIEST, via the coding sequence ATGAGAAAATCATTGCATTTTAAGTCGAATGGCACGTTTAAGATCGTACAGTTCACCGACACGGAATTTTGTGAACCGGATGAGGAAGAAATGCAGATGAAGGCCATGATGAAGAGAATTCTGGAGAAGGAACAGCCGGATTTGGTGATTTATACCGGGGATGTCATTGCAAGCAATAAAAGTCCGAATCCCATTCAAGCTTTTAAAGATGCGGTATCGGTCCCCGAAGAAATGCACATTCCATGGGCCGCCGTATTCGGCAATCATGATTCCGAAGCTGCTGAAATGACTCGTGAGCAGCTGCACTATCTCCAGCTATCACATCGGTACTGTTATGCACAGCCTGATCCGCCGAATGTCCACGGGGTAGGCAATTATGTGCTTGAAATTCTGGACGGGCTTCACCAGCCGGCAGCCGCCTTGTTTTTTCTGGATTCGGGGAGCTACTCACCGCTTGAGCATCTGCGGGTTGGATTCTATGACTGGATTCGCCGAAGTCAGATCGCATGGTATACGGAAGCGTCTCATCGTCTGACCGCTAGAAACGGAGGTGAGCCCCTCCCTTCACTCGGCTTCTTTCATATTCCTCTGCCGGAATACAATGATATCTGGGATTTCTCGGTCTGTTACGGACAGAAGTTAGACGCCTATTGCTGCGCACCGCTCATCAATACCGGATTTTTTGCGGCCATGCTGGAAATGGGCGATATCGCGGGAACTTTTGTAGGCCATGACCATGGGAACGATTTCTGGGGAACGCTGCATGGAATCCGTCTTTGTTATGGTCGTACGTCCCGCAATGCTTATCTGGATCGACCATTTCAACCTGGAGCAAGGGTGATCCAATTAACGGAAGGCCAGCGGAGCTTTGAAACATGGCTTCATCTAGAAGATGGAAGCATCGTTCATGATCAGCCTGCGCATATACCCGAAGGGCGCGCTCTTAAGATCGAATCGACTTAG
- a CDS encoding ABC transporter permease, whose amino-acid sequence MRGSSHLRKRLKKYKWLLLMTLPGIVYLFINNYVPMYGVILAFKNYNYVDGIWGSAWAGFDNFKFLFNSQDAYIITRNTFLYNFVFIVLNLVLAVLVALLINEIKDKAISRFYQSTFLLPHIISMVVVAYLVYSFLNVDSGLVNRLLINWFGSEAVSWYGEPKYWPYILVIVNAWKNVGYLSIIYFASIIGIDKEYYEAATIDGATKWKQMTRITIPLILPVITTMTLLAVSGILRSDFGLFYQVPMNTGALIPTTNTIDTFVYRAMIQSGDIGMSTAAGFYQSVVCLVLILVANTAVRRINKRDALF is encoded by the coding sequence ATGAGGGGTTCGTCTCATTTACGGAAGAGGCTAAAGAAGTATAAGTGGCTGCTGCTAATGACATTGCCGGGGATCGTCTACTTGTTCATCAACAACTATGTCCCCATGTACGGCGTGATTCTAGCATTCAAAAACTATAATTATGTCGATGGTATATGGGGAAGTGCGTGGGCAGGGTTCGATAACTTCAAGTTCTTGTTCAACTCACAGGATGCGTACATCATTACTCGGAATACCTTCCTTTACAATTTCGTTTTTATTGTGCTCAACCTGGTGTTAGCCGTTCTGGTAGCGCTGCTGATTAATGAAATTAAGGATAAAGCGATCAGCCGGTTCTATCAAAGCACATTCCTGCTGCCGCATATCATTTCGATGGTCGTGGTCGCCTATCTGGTCTACAGCTTTTTGAACGTGGATAGCGGTCTTGTGAACAGATTATTGATCAATTGGTTTGGTTCTGAGGCGGTATCTTGGTACGGGGAACCGAAGTATTGGCCTTACATCCTGGTCATCGTCAATGCATGGAAGAACGTTGGTTATCTATCCATCATCTATTTCGCTTCCATTATCGGAATAGACAAAGAATATTATGAAGCCGCCACAATTGACGGTGCAACCAAGTGGAAGCAGATGACCCGGATCACCATCCCGCTTATTTTGCCAGTCATCACCACCATGACCCTGCTCGCCGTCAGCGGCATTCTGCGGTCGGATTTCGGATTGTTCTATCAGGTACCTATGAATACAGGCGCTTTGATCCCGACCACGAACACCATCGATACCTTTGTCTATCGTGCCATGATTCAATCTGGAGATATCGGCATGTCGACAGCGGCTGGATTCTATCAATCCGTCGTTTGTTTGGTGCTCATCCTGGTAGCGAATACGGCAGTAAGGCGCATTAATAAACGCGACGCTTTATTTTAA
- a CDS encoding carbohydrate ABC transporter permease: MVKVLSTKKWIGASSIHLFFWAFTVASLIPFILVFMVSISSEDSILQNGYSLFPSQISFAAYQFLFNDFSEIAKAYGVTILTTLVGTVVSLLITALFAYPLSRPELPFRRTISFYIFFTMLFGGGMVPWYITYVNMFDLKNTIFAMIIPNLLLSAFNVLLMRSFFASTIPESVVESATIDGASELKIFFKIVVPLSLPIMATIGLFNTLSYWNDWYNCMLFIDKPELYNIQYLMTKTLTNIQYLLMKSNSSAQVGDLLAKMPRETVRMALAIVGIAPLMFAYPFFQKYYISGITTGAVKG, encoded by the coding sequence ATGGTGAAAGTGTTGAGTACGAAAAAATGGATCGGCGCATCATCGATTCACCTGTTCTTTTGGGCATTTACAGTTGCTTCGTTAATTCCGTTCATCCTGGTCTTTATGGTGTCGATCTCCAGTGAAGATTCCATCCTGCAGAACGGGTACTCATTGTTTCCCAGTCAAATCAGCTTTGCGGCCTATCAATTTTTATTCAATGATTTTTCGGAAATAGCGAAAGCTTACGGCGTTACGATTTTGACCACGCTGGTTGGAACCGTCGTAAGCCTTTTGATAACAGCGCTTTTTGCTTATCCGTTATCCAGACCCGAGCTGCCGTTTCGCCGTACCATTTCCTTTTATATTTTTTTCACTATGCTGTTTGGCGGCGGTATGGTACCTTGGTATATCACGTATGTGAATATGTTTGACCTGAAAAATACGATATTCGCCATGATCATTCCCAACCTGCTGTTAAGTGCCTTCAATGTCCTGCTCATGCGAAGCTTTTTCGCCTCGACCATCCCGGAATCCGTGGTTGAATCCGCGACGATTGACGGTGCAAGCGAACTGAAGATTTTCTTTAAAATCGTCGTTCCGCTTTCTTTGCCGATTATGGCCACGATTGGACTGTTTAACACGTTGTCCTATTGGAATGACTGGTACAACTGCATGCTGTTTATCGATAAACCCGAGCTGTATAACATCCAATATCTGATGACAAAGACGCTCACGAACATTCAGTATCTTCTAATGAAGTCTAACAGTTCGGCTCAAGTCGGGGACCTGCTCGCCAAGATGCCAAGGGAAACCGTCCGCATGGCACTTGCCATTGTCGGCATTGCCCCCTTGATGTTCGCCTATCCGTTCTTCCAGAAGTATTACATCAGCGGGATTACAACCGGTGCCGTGAAAGGTTAG